One segment of Dama dama isolate Ldn47 chromosome 15, ASM3311817v1, whole genome shotgun sequence DNA contains the following:
- the GDF2 gene encoding growth/differentiation factor 2: MGRGALWMALPVLSLLACSALGKPLENRGRPSTGGDAHRLVGGPGGKQEGVTFDLRMFLENMKVDFLRNLNLSGVPSQDRTRAEPPQYMIDLYNRYTTDKTSTPASNIVRSFSVEDAVSIATTEDFPFQKHILLFNISIPRHEQITRAELRLYLSCQSHMDSSHELKGNMVIYDVLDGAEVWDAPGGTKTFLVSQDIRDEGWETFEVSSAVKRWVRADSTKSKNKLEVTVESHRKGCDKLDISVPPGSKNLPFFVVFSNDHSNGTKETRLELREMIGHEQESVLKKLSKSTAVEAGENKDEEEEDVQSHTPKESSLVRRKRSAGANNHCQKTSLRVNFEDIGWDSWIIAPKEYDAFECKGGCFFPLADDVTPTKHAIVKTLVHLKFPMKVGKACCVPTKLSPISILYKDDMGVPTLKYHYEGMSVAECGCR; encoded by the exons ATGGGCCGTGGGGCGCTCTGGATGGCCCTGCCTGTGCTGTCCTTACTGGCCTGCTCCGctctagggaagcccctggagaaCCGGGGGCGGCCGTCCACTGGGGGAGATGCCCACCGCCTGGTAGGGGGGCCCGGCGGCAAGCAGGAGGGGGTCACCTTCGACCTGAGGATGTTCCTGGAGAACATGAAGGTGGATTTCCTGCGCAACCTCAACCTGAGTGGGGTCCCTTCTCAGGACAGAACCCGAGCCGAGCCACCGCAATACATGATCGATCTATACAACAGATACACCACCGACAAGACGTCCACCCCTGCGTCAAACATCGTGCGCAGCTTCAGCGTGGAAG ATGCTGTCTCTATAGCCACCACAGAAGACTTCCCTTTCCAGAAGCACATCTTGCTCTTCAATATCTCCATTCCCAGGCATGAGCAGATCACCAGGGCCGAGCTCCGACTCTACCTCTCCTGTCAGAGTCACATGGACTCCTCTCACGAGCTGAAAGGAAACATGGTCATTTATGACGTTCTGGATGGAGCTGAGGTCTGGGATGCTCCTGGGGGAACCAAGACCTTCCTGGTGTCTCAAGACATCCGGGATGAGGGCTGGGAGACCTTTGAGGTGTCCAGTGCCGTGAAGCGGTGGGTCCGGGCAGACTCCaccaagagcaaaaataaactgGAAGTGACAGTGGAGAGTCACAGGAAGGGCTGTGACAAGCTGGATATCAGTGTCCCCCCAGGATCCAAAAACCTGCCCTTCTTTGTCGTCTTCTCCAACGACCACAGCAACGGGACTAAGGAGACCAGGCTGGAGCTGAGGGAGATGATCGGCCATGAGCAGGAGAGTGTGCTCAAGAAGTTGTCCAAGAGCACTGCGGTGGAGGCAGGTGAGAAcaaagatgaggaggaggaggatgtgcAAAGCCACACGCCCAAGGAGTCATCTTTGGTCAGACGGAAGAGGAGTGCTGGGGCCAACAACCACTGTCAGAAGACCTCCTTGCGGGTGAACTTCGAGGACATCGGCTGGGACAGCTGGATCATTGCGCCCAAGGAGTATGATGCCTTTGAATGTAAAGGTGGCTGCTTCTTCCCCCTGGCTGACGATGTGACCCCAACAAAACATGCCATCGTGAAGACCCTGGTACATCTCAAGTTCCCCATGAAGGTGGGCAAGGCCTGCTGTGTGCCCACCAAACTGAGCCCCATCTCCATCCTCTACAAGGATGACATGGGGGTCCCCACCCTCAAGTACCACTATGAAGGGATGAGTGTGGCAGAGTGTGGGTGCAGGTAG